A single genomic interval of Adhaeribacter pallidiroseus harbors:
- a CDS encoding DUF5060 domain-containing protein, with translation MRLHKQFLLTLAFIGCLATVKAANSPIHVWEMQELLFTAKNTYQNPYTEVVVWVDLTGPGFQKRVYGFWNGGNTFLVRLVAVQPGAWSWKSGSNTNDPGLSKQAGAFTAVNWTNQELKENPLRRGFLRASANGHALNYADGTPYFAIGDTWFSAGAHRFKWYDDEVKRPIGPKAGFKDYVRYRKAQGYNWINMIAAFPNWKTDDSSFHMVLRDSARTTLRSAWLEFGTGSAKNMDNEGGRPFFFPGKVPGYENYFPDMDRINPEYFKYLDRKIAYLNAHGFVPFIEASRRDASLLWYKYYKWPDSYSRYLQYFYSRYQAYNTVLAPVHLDIIDGTVSPGDYILAVKEVEQKYGPLPFGNLLSANANPSTLENWGEDSWVTLHQIGNMREHNNYWYLTEIYHLKNPKPALNGEPYYSGYKDARGGAIGVNYTRGADGGTDKDNAIVHSGAYGSFLSGGLAGHVYGAEGIWGGDIEPEAPTHMWDAFKWPSGAQMKHLRTFAFSLGNRYQDLVPLADLVSPNKNHDVLSYEGWAYCARTPDKSNFLAFFEKGCPQSEIRGAHLNGIYDAQWFNPRNGTWLNVGAGSIMSSKIGIIKLPPLPDANDWGLKLIYQGPRDKNVKYQEFKKEPQDSFAISKVLPYVLAGVVIIVLLVLFTAFIINRRRSR, from the coding sequence ATGCGTTTGCACAAACAATTTCTGCTCACTCTGGCCTTTATAGGTTGCTTGGCTACGGTAAAAGCAGCTAATTCTCCCATCCACGTCTGGGAAATGCAGGAACTTCTGTTTACTGCAAAAAACACGTACCAAAATCCGTATACCGAGGTAGTTGTTTGGGTTGATTTAACGGGGCCCGGCTTTCAGAAACGTGTTTATGGTTTTTGGAACGGCGGCAATACTTTTCTGGTGCGATTAGTTGCTGTTCAGCCCGGAGCCTGGAGTTGGAAAAGCGGTTCGAATACCAATGATCCCGGCCTCAGCAAACAGGCCGGAGCTTTCACGGCAGTAAACTGGACCAACCAGGAATTAAAAGAAAATCCTTTGCGGCGCGGCTTTTTGCGGGCATCGGCAAATGGCCATGCTTTAAATTATGCCGATGGTACGCCTTACTTCGCCATTGGCGATACGTGGTTTTCGGCGGGAGCCCACCGGTTTAAATGGTACGACGATGAGGTAAAAAGACCTATTGGACCCAAAGCGGGCTTTAAAGATTATGTCCGGTACCGGAAAGCGCAGGGTTATAATTGGATTAATATGATTGCGGCTTTCCCAAACTGGAAAACCGATGATAGCTCGTTTCACATGGTTTTGCGCGACTCCGCCCGTACTACCCTGCGTTCGGCCTGGCTCGAATTTGGCACCGGTAGCGCTAAAAACATGGATAACGAAGGCGGCCGACCATTCTTCTTCCCGGGTAAGGTGCCGGGCTACGAAAATTATTTCCCAGACATGGACCGGATTAACCCAGAATATTTTAAATACCTCGACCGCAAAATTGCTTACCTCAATGCGCATGGTTTTGTGCCTTTTATTGAAGCTTCGCGGCGTGATGCCAGTTTGTTGTGGTATAAATATTATAAATGGCCCGATTCATACTCCCGGTACTTGCAATATTTTTACTCTAGGTACCAGGCCTATAATACAGTACTGGCTCCGGTGCACCTGGATATTATTGATGGAACCGTGAGCCCCGGTGATTACATTCTGGCTGTAAAAGAGGTAGAACAAAAATATGGGCCTTTGCCTTTCGGTAATTTATTATCGGCTAATGCTAATCCGTCGACCCTTGAAAATTGGGGCGAAGACTCCTGGGTAACCCTGCATCAGATTGGGAATATGCGCGAGCATAATAACTACTGGTACCTCACCGAAATCTATCATTTAAAAAATCCGAAGCCGGCTTTAAACGGCGAACCTTATTACTCGGGGTATAAAGATGCCCGGGGCGGGGCTATTGGCGTAAATTACACCCGGGGCGCTGATGGAGGCACGGATAAAGATAATGCTATTGTGCACTCGGGCGCGTACGGCAGCTTTCTTTCGGGTGGTTTAGCCGGCCATGTTTACGGGGCTGAAGGCATTTGGGGCGGCGATATAGAGCCGGAAGCGCCTACACACATGTGGGATGCCTTTAAATGGCCGTCGGGTGCTCAAATGAAACACCTGCGGACTTTTGCATTTTCCCTAGGTAATCGTTATCAGGATTTGGTACCCTTGGCCGATCTAGTTTCACCGAATAAAAACCACGATGTTTTAAGTTACGAAGGTTGGGCTTATTGCGCCCGTACGCCCGACAAAAGCAATTTTCTGGCTTTCTTTGAAAAAGGATGTCCGCAATCTGAAATTCGGGGTGCCCACCTGAACGGCATTTACGATGCCCAGTGGTTTAATCCTAGAAATGGCACTTGGTTAAATGTAGGTGCAGGCAGTATCATGTCCAGCAAAATCGGCATTATTAAGCTGCCGCCTTTACCTGACGCTAATGACTGGGGACTTAAATTAATTTACCAAGGGCCCCGGGATAAAAACGTAAAATATCAGGAATTTAAAAAAGAACCGCAAGATTCGTTTGCTATTAGTAAGGTGCTTCCTTACGTGCTAGCTGGGGTGGTTATAATAGTTTTGCTGGTTTTATTTACTGCATTTATAATTAATAGACGGCGTTCACGCTAG